A part of Prionailurus viverrinus isolate Anna chromosome E1, UM_Priviv_1.0, whole genome shotgun sequence genomic DNA contains:
- the TRIM47 gene encoding E3 ubiquitin-protein ligase TRIM47 isoform X1: MDGSGPFSCPICLEPLREPVTLPCGHNFCLACLGALWPHRGAGGAGGPGGAARCPLCQEPFPDGLQLRKNHTLSELLQLRQGSGSAPGPGSGPAPASASAPEPASPSAPPSAPEPSAPCAPEPWPGGEEPVRCDACPEGAALPAALSCLSCLASFCPAHLGPHERSPALRGHRLVPPLRRLEESLCPRHLRPLERYCRAERMCLCEACAAQEHQGHELVPLEQERALQEAEQSKVLSAVEDRMDELGACIAQSRRTVALIKSAAAAERERVSRLFAEAAAILQGFQTEVLGFIEEGEATMLGRSQGDLRRQEEQRSRLSRARHNLSQVPEADSVSFLQELLALRLALEEGCGPGPGPPRELSFTRSSQAVRAVRELLTATCASQWEQLRGLGTEADAESQDPDSTNHLESEAPRDYFLKFAYIVDLDSDTADKYLQLFGTKGVKRVLCPINYPESPTRFTHCEQVLGEGALDRGTYYWEVEIIEGWVSVGVMAEDFSPQEPYDRGRLGRNAHSCCLQWNGRSFSVWFHGLEAPLPHPFSPTVGICLEYADRALAFYAVRDGKMNLLRRLKASRARRSSSLSSSIDPFQSRLDSHFAGLFTRRLKPAFFLESVDAHLQMGPLKKSCISVLKRR; the protein is encoded by the exons ATGGACGGCAGCGGGCCCTTCAGCTGCCCCATCTGCCTGGAGCCGCTCCGGGAGCCGGTGACGCTGCCCTGCGGCCACAACTTCTGCCTCGCCTGCCTGGGCGCGCTCTGGCCGCACCGCGGCGCGGGTGGCGCCGGCGGGCCCGGAGGCGCGGCCCGCTGCCCGCTGTGCCAGGAGCCCTTCCCCGACGGCCTGCAGCTCCGCAAGAACCACACGCTGTCCGAGCTGCTGCAGCTCCGCCAGGGCTCGGGCTCCGCGCCCGGGCCCGGCTCCGGCCCGGCCCCGGCCTCGGCCTCGGCCCCGGAGCCCGCGTCGCCCAGCGCCCCGCCCAGCGCCCCGGAGCCTTCGGCTCCCTGCGCGCCCGAGCCCTGGCCCGGGGGCGAAGAGCCGGTGCGCTGCGACGCGTGCCCCGAGGGCGCCGCCCTGCCTGCCGCGctctcctgcctctcctgcctcgCCTCCTTCTGCCCGGCGCACTTGGGCCCGCACGAGCGCAGCCCCGCGCTGCGCGGACACCGCCTAGTGCCGCCGCTTCGCCGGCTGGAGGAGAGCCTGTGCCCGCGCCACCTGCGGCCGCTCGAGCGCTACTGCCGCGCGGAGCGCATGTGCCTGTGCGAGGCCTGCGCCGCCCAGGAGCATCAGGGCCACGAGCTCGTGCCGCTGGAGCAGGAGCGCGCGCTCCAGGAG GCCGAGCAGTCCAAAGTCCTGAGTGCTGTGGAGGACCGCATGGATGAGCTGGGCGCCTGCATTGCACAGTCCCGGCGCACGGTGGCCCTCATCAAG AGCGCCGCCGCAGCAGAGCGGGAGAGGGTGAGCCGGCTGTTCGCCGAGGCTGCAGCCATCCTGCAGGGGTTCCAGACGGAGGTGCTGGGCTTCATCGAGGAGGGCGAGGCCACCATGCTGGGCCGCTCCCAGGGGGACCTGCGGCGGCAGGAGGAACAGCGCAGCAGGCTCAGCCGGGCCCGCCACAACCTCAGTCAGGTCCCTGAAGCCGACTCAGTCAGCTTCCTGCAG GAGCTCCTGGCACTCAGGCTGGCCCTGGAGGAGGGGTGCGGCCCTGGGCCCGGCCCCCCGAGGGAGCTCAGCTTCACCAGATCATCCCAAGCCGTGCGGGCGGTGAGAGAGCTGCTAACGGCCACCTGTGCCAGCCAGTGGGAGCAGCTGCGGGGGCTGGGCACAGAAG CTGATGCTGAGTCCCAAGACCCCGATAGCACCAACCACTTGGAAAGTGAGGCTCCCAGGGACTACTTCCTCAAGT TTGCCTACATCGTGGACCTGGACAGCGACACGGCAGACAAGTACCTGCAGCTGTTTGGAACCAAAGGTGTAAAGAGGGTTCTGTGTCCCATCAACTACCCCGAGTCACCCACTCGCTTCACCCACTGCGAGCAGGTGCTGGGTGAGGGTGCCCTGGACCGGGGCACCTACTATTGGGAGGTAGAGATCATTGAAGGCTGGGTCAGCGTGGGGGTCATGGCCGAAGACTTCTCCCCACAAGAGCCCTATGACCGGGGCCGGCTCGGCCGCAATGCCCACTCCTGCTGCCTGCAGTGGAACGGACGCAGCTTCTCCGTCTGGTTCCACGGGCTGGAGGCGCCCCTGCCCCACCCGTTCTCGCCCACCGTCGGGATCTGCCTAGAATATGCCGACCGAGCCCTGGCCTTCTATGCTGTGCGGGATGGCAAGATGAACCTTCTTCGGAGGTTGAAGGCCTCCCGGGCCCGCCGGAGCAGCTCCCTGTCCTCCTCCATTGACCCCTTCCAAAGCCGCCTGGACAGCCATTTTGCAGGGCTCTTCACTCGCAGGCTAAAGCCTGCCTTCTTCCTGGAGAGTGTGGACGCCCATCTGCAGATGGGGCCCCTGAAGAAATCCTGCATATCTGTGCTGAAGAGGAGGTGA
- the WBP2 gene encoding WW domain-binding protein 2 isoform X1, producing MALNKNHSEGGGVIVNNTESILMSYDHVELTFNDMKNVPEAFKGTKKGTVYLTPYRVVFLSKGKDAMQSFMMPFYLMKDCEIKQPVFGANYIKGTVKAEAGGGWEGSAPYKLTFTAGGAIEFGQRMLQVASQASRGEAPNGAYGYSYMPSGAYVFPPPVANGMYPCPPGYPYPPPPPEFYPGPPMMDGAMGYVQPPPPPYPGPMEPPVSGPDVPSTPAAEAKAAEAAASAYYNPGNPHNVYMPTTQPPPPPYYPPEDKKTQ from the exons ATGGCGCTCAACAAGAATCACTCGGAGGGCGGCGGAGTGATCGTCAACAACACAGAGAG CATCCTGATGTCTTATGACCATGTGGAACTTACGTTCAATGATATGAAGAACGTGCCCGAGGCCTTCAAAGGGACCAAGAAAGGCACCGTCTACCTTACCCCTTACCGG GTTGTCTTTCTGTCCAAAGGAAAGGATGCCATGCAGTCCTTCATGATGCCCTTTTATCTGATgaaggactgtgagatcaagcaACCTGTGTTTGGTGCGAACTACATCAAGGGAACAGTGAAGGCTGAAGCAGGAG GTGGCTGGGAAGGCTCTGCGCCATACAAGTTGACCTTTACGGCAGGGGGAGCCATCGAGTTTGGACAACGGATGCTACAGGTGGCATCTCAAG CCTCCCGAGGTGAAGCCCCCAATGGAGCCTATGGGTATTCTTACATGCCCAGCGGGGCCTATGTCTTTCCCCCGCCAGTCGCCAATGGAATGTACCCCTGCCCTCCTGGCTACCCCTATCCACCGCCCCCACCTG AGTTCTATCCAGGACCCCCCATGATGGACGGGGCCATGGGATATGTGCAGCCCCCACCACCGCCCTATCCTGGGCCCATGGAACCTCCTGTCAGCGGCCCTGATGTCCCCTCTACTCCTGCAG CTGAAGCCAAGGCGGCAGAAGCGGCTGCCAGCGCCTATTACAACCCGGGCAACCCACACAACGTCTACATGCCCACG accCAGCCTCCGCCACCTCCCTACTACCCCCCGGAAGATAAGAAGACCCAGTag
- the TRIM47 gene encoding E3 ubiquitin-protein ligase TRIM47 isoform X2 translates to MDGSGPFSCPICLEPLREPVTLPCGHNFCLACLGALWPHRGAGGAGGPGGAARCPLCQEPFPDGLQLRKNHTLSELLQLRQGSGSAPGPGSGPAPASASAPEPASPSAPPSAPEPSAPCAPEPWPGGEEPVRCDACPEGAALPAALSCLSCLASFCPAHLGPHERSPALRGHRLVPPLRRLEESLCPRHLRPLERYCRAERMCLCEACAAQEHQGHELVPLEQERALQEAEQSKVLSAVEDRMDELGACIAQSRRTVALIKSAAAAERERVSRLFAEAAAILQGFQTEVLGFIEEGEATMLGRSQGDLRRQEEQRSRLSRARHNLSQVPEADSVSFLQELLALRLALEEGCGPGPGPPRELSFTRSSQAVRAVRELLTATCASQWEQLRGLGTEAGENSSPTVSSSAADAESQDPDSTNHLESEAPRDYFLKFAYIVDLDSDTADKYLQLFGTKGVKRVLCPINYPESPTRFTHCEQVLGEGALDRGTYYWEVEIIEGWVSVGVMAEDFSPQEPYDRGRLGRNAHSCCLQWNGRSFSVWFHGLEAPLPHPFSPTVGICLEYADRALAFYAVRDGKMNLLRRLKASRARRSSSLSSSIDPFQSRLDSHFAGLFTRRLKPAFFLESVDAHLQMGPLKKSCISVLKRR, encoded by the exons ATGGACGGCAGCGGGCCCTTCAGCTGCCCCATCTGCCTGGAGCCGCTCCGGGAGCCGGTGACGCTGCCCTGCGGCCACAACTTCTGCCTCGCCTGCCTGGGCGCGCTCTGGCCGCACCGCGGCGCGGGTGGCGCCGGCGGGCCCGGAGGCGCGGCCCGCTGCCCGCTGTGCCAGGAGCCCTTCCCCGACGGCCTGCAGCTCCGCAAGAACCACACGCTGTCCGAGCTGCTGCAGCTCCGCCAGGGCTCGGGCTCCGCGCCCGGGCCCGGCTCCGGCCCGGCCCCGGCCTCGGCCTCGGCCCCGGAGCCCGCGTCGCCCAGCGCCCCGCCCAGCGCCCCGGAGCCTTCGGCTCCCTGCGCGCCCGAGCCCTGGCCCGGGGGCGAAGAGCCGGTGCGCTGCGACGCGTGCCCCGAGGGCGCCGCCCTGCCTGCCGCGctctcctgcctctcctgcctcgCCTCCTTCTGCCCGGCGCACTTGGGCCCGCACGAGCGCAGCCCCGCGCTGCGCGGACACCGCCTAGTGCCGCCGCTTCGCCGGCTGGAGGAGAGCCTGTGCCCGCGCCACCTGCGGCCGCTCGAGCGCTACTGCCGCGCGGAGCGCATGTGCCTGTGCGAGGCCTGCGCCGCCCAGGAGCATCAGGGCCACGAGCTCGTGCCGCTGGAGCAGGAGCGCGCGCTCCAGGAG GCCGAGCAGTCCAAAGTCCTGAGTGCTGTGGAGGACCGCATGGATGAGCTGGGCGCCTGCATTGCACAGTCCCGGCGCACGGTGGCCCTCATCAAG AGCGCCGCCGCAGCAGAGCGGGAGAGGGTGAGCCGGCTGTTCGCCGAGGCTGCAGCCATCCTGCAGGGGTTCCAGACGGAGGTGCTGGGCTTCATCGAGGAGGGCGAGGCCACCATGCTGGGCCGCTCCCAGGGGGACCTGCGGCGGCAGGAGGAACAGCGCAGCAGGCTCAGCCGGGCCCGCCACAACCTCAGTCAGGTCCCTGAAGCCGACTCAGTCAGCTTCCTGCAG GAGCTCCTGGCACTCAGGCTGGCCCTGGAGGAGGGGTGCGGCCCTGGGCCCGGCCCCCCGAGGGAGCTCAGCTTCACCAGATCATCCCAAGCCGTGCGGGCGGTGAGAGAGCTGCTAACGGCCACCTGTGCCAGCCAGTGGGAGCAGCTGCGGGGGCTGGGCACAGAAG CTGGGGAGAactcctcccccactgtctcctcTTCTGCAGCTGATGCTGAGTCCCAAGACCCCGATAGCACCAACCACTTGGAAAGTGAGGCTCCCAGGGACTACTTCCTCAAGT TTGCCTACATCGTGGACCTGGACAGCGACACGGCAGACAAGTACCTGCAGCTGTTTGGAACCAAAGGTGTAAAGAGGGTTCTGTGTCCCATCAACTACCCCGAGTCACCCACTCGCTTCACCCACTGCGAGCAGGTGCTGGGTGAGGGTGCCCTGGACCGGGGCACCTACTATTGGGAGGTAGAGATCATTGAAGGCTGGGTCAGCGTGGGGGTCATGGCCGAAGACTTCTCCCCACAAGAGCCCTATGACCGGGGCCGGCTCGGCCGCAATGCCCACTCCTGCTGCCTGCAGTGGAACGGACGCAGCTTCTCCGTCTGGTTCCACGGGCTGGAGGCGCCCCTGCCCCACCCGTTCTCGCCCACCGTCGGGATCTGCCTAGAATATGCCGACCGAGCCCTGGCCTTCTATGCTGTGCGGGATGGCAAGATGAACCTTCTTCGGAGGTTGAAGGCCTCCCGGGCCCGCCGGAGCAGCTCCCTGTCCTCCTCCATTGACCCCTTCCAAAGCCGCCTGGACAGCCATTTTGCAGGGCTCTTCACTCGCAGGCTAAAGCCTGCCTTCTTCCTGGAGAGTGTGGACGCCCATCTGCAGATGGGGCCCCTGAAGAAATCCTGCATATCTGTGCTGAAGAGGAGGTGA
- the WBP2 gene encoding WW domain-binding protein 2 isoform X2 encodes MSYDHVELTFNDMKNVPEAFKGTKKGTVYLTPYRVVFLSKGKDAMQSFMMPFYLMKDCEIKQPVFGANYIKGTVKAEAGGGWEGSAPYKLTFTAGGAIEFGQRMLQVASQASRGEAPNGAYGYSYMPSGAYVFPPPVANGMYPCPPGYPYPPPPPEFYPGPPMMDGAMGYVQPPPPPYPGPMEPPVSGPDVPSTPAAEAKAAEAAASAYYNPGNPHNVYMPTTQPPPPPYYPPEDKKTQ; translated from the exons ATGTCTTATGACCATGTGGAACTTACGTTCAATGATATGAAGAACGTGCCCGAGGCCTTCAAAGGGACCAAGAAAGGCACCGTCTACCTTACCCCTTACCGG GTTGTCTTTCTGTCCAAAGGAAAGGATGCCATGCAGTCCTTCATGATGCCCTTTTATCTGATgaaggactgtgagatcaagcaACCTGTGTTTGGTGCGAACTACATCAAGGGAACAGTGAAGGCTGAAGCAGGAG GTGGCTGGGAAGGCTCTGCGCCATACAAGTTGACCTTTACGGCAGGGGGAGCCATCGAGTTTGGACAACGGATGCTACAGGTGGCATCTCAAG CCTCCCGAGGTGAAGCCCCCAATGGAGCCTATGGGTATTCTTACATGCCCAGCGGGGCCTATGTCTTTCCCCCGCCAGTCGCCAATGGAATGTACCCCTGCCCTCCTGGCTACCCCTATCCACCGCCCCCACCTG AGTTCTATCCAGGACCCCCCATGATGGACGGGGCCATGGGATATGTGCAGCCCCCACCACCGCCCTATCCTGGGCCCATGGAACCTCCTGTCAGCGGCCCTGATGTCCCCTCTACTCCTGCAG CTGAAGCCAAGGCGGCAGAAGCGGCTGCCAGCGCCTATTACAACCCGGGCAACCCACACAACGTCTACATGCCCACG accCAGCCTCCGCCACCTCCCTACTACCCCCCGGAAGATAAGAAGACCCAGTag